The sequence TGGAGCTTTGGGGACTGCTGGAGTGAAGGGAGCAGCTGCCGATTTGGATACGTTCGGTGTAGGGAAGGGCCGAGAGATGTTAGGTGTGGGTTTAGCCACTACAGGCTTTGCCGGGGTTGCACGAACAGGTTCGATTGCCGCCTCGATAGCGTCTATTTCGGCCAGGAAGGCGGAATCCATGTCATAGTCAACGTCATCAGAGAAGTCCTGCATGCCTAAGTTCTTTAGTACAATGTTATGATATTTATTCATGATTTCTACTCACTTGCTCCGGAGCTGGTCTTGTCTGAAAATACAGAGAGAACGGGGTGTTTAGTAACACAGCGCAACTGCTTCCAGGCTGAAGAGCTGAAAAGTACAGAAGGTTAATGTATTGCTAGTATGCATTGCATTTTCGCATACCCTGAAGTAGTAGATGCAATTCTCTGAATTTTGGTAGACGAGGGTGTTGCGTTCTCTAAAACCAGGTCTGAGTTGTGGCGAGGAGTATGGAGCCGCGACTGGTTCTCGATCGTCAATCAAATCGGCCTCtcgcgatcacgtgacctgcGTATCAATTTAGCTCTCCCCAGACATACGCTGCGCACCTTGCCTCCGTTTCAATATATCTTCTACTAGACTGTCTACACTCGAGAAAACAACATTATGATATCAGTGGTAAAAAGAAGCCTTATTAGGGGTGTAATACAAAGCTCAAGGCGAGCTTCATCTCGGCTCATCTGGACCCATACTGCCAGGTCAGCTATGGTACTGCCAAACGCCTATCGCAGAGACGGAGGGGGTCATGATTACTCTAAACGCACTATGACAACATATAAGCAAAGGTACGCAGTGGTACCAATCCATGACTATTTCCTATCCCAAGTAATATAAACAAGCCAGCGATATCACCATGGAAGAGTATCATCGAGTATCGGATAAGACAATGGAGACCTTACTTGATACGATGGAGAATCTGCTTGACGAATATACAGATCTTCCCTATGAAGTGGACTACTCTGTGAGAAGATGAATCATGTTGCTTCCAAATTGGACCAATGACGCCTTTTCGAATTAGAGTGGTGTCTTGACACTAAAGCTAGATGACAAGGGAACATATGTCATCAACAAGCAACCTCCTAATAAACAGATATGGCTGTCTTCTCCACACAGGTGGGTAGTTGCTGATACATACGTCAATCTTGCTTCAACTAAATGCATTACTAGCGGGCCAAAACGCTACGATCTGGACACAACTCACAACGAATGGTTCTACCACCGTGATAATACGACTATGAGATCTTTGTTGGAGAAGGAACTGAGCGAAGTGTTCGGACAGCCGATAAAATTGGATGCCAGTGAATAAGAGTAACGAGCTATCAATGGGTCCATTCCGTATAATGGCATAATTTCATAACATTAAAAGTACAGCAATGCAGGGGAATACAATGCAAGCGAGAATGCGTACAGAAACGTGGGGAAGAATCTGGTCTCTAAATTAATAAGATATTAGCAAGGAAATATAACTCAAACCCAAGAAGAAGTGAGATCTACGAGCGGTTACGATGCCGCGATAAGAATAGATTTCCGAGCAACCTTTGTTAAAAATCAGTTAAGAGGCGAAATCAGATGTGTGTCCACACTCCCTTACTTGTTCATTTCGGAATAGTTATTTTCCACCCTTTGTTTTTCGTCGCTATCAATTTGAATCCCTAGGTCTGGCCCAGGCTCATTATCACTCTCCTCATCACTGCCATTATCACTGTCATCATCCTGATCCGAATCCAAGTTAGGAGAGGAACCGGAGGGTCGAGTTTGTTGAGATGTTCGCGATTGAGTAATCCTTACTGAATTTTCATGCGAAGCAAAACGAGGAAGTGGATGTGTTGCTGCTACTCTGGAAATCTTCGAGCTTGATGATGCGGGGCCCGAAACAGACGCTTGTCGGTCAGGGACAGACGTAGGGAGAGGGTGAGAATTTGTGAGCGTAGCTTGATGTTGAGAGCAGGACCCATGTGAGGGTATGTTCGCTCCTGTATGGACTGATTCTGGGGTCACCTCCTTGCCTGATTCAATTACGGTCGTCCTCTGAATCCTGCTTTGAGTAACTTTTAACGTAGTTTTCTCGTCATGCGGGATAGAAGCGGGATGCTCCCTGACCACATAAACGTCGAGCGTGTTAGGTATGACGTTATTATTGGATGGACTACCAAGCACTCACGATAGGTTATTGATATCCCTCAGAGATCTCCTCCTACACAATCCGCTCCAGCTATCACTATGAACCATCCGTCGTTTCTTGAATACTTGATTTGGCATGTTCTCAGTGTTCTCGGGCTGTGGCCATGGAATACCATCAATAGTTGATTCGTGGCAGCGCTTCATGGCGGTTGACTCTTGATCTACTAAACAAGGTGATGATTGTTACAGGTGACGCGGCCAGTGAAAGATGAGGTTTGGTGAAGCAATTTGGGGCGTTTTTGCCTACTACTCACGTGAGTTAAAGCTTCACGCGCCACCTTCACCCCTCAAGCGCCTGCCGCCATCATGTATTTTTGAACAACATACAATGTTAGGTGTACATAGAGAATACTAGAAGTCTTGAACATCTATCTTTTTTGTCTTTTCGATTTTTTCGGCTTATCAGTGATATCTCCAGAAGAATCATCCTGTTCGTCACCAGCCTCAGGCTCTCCGTCTAATGATTTGGATGTGGGTGCAAGCTCAATTCCCGATATCCATTCCCAGCCGAGTACCCATGCAACTTGTTCCAACTCTGCTGGTGAAGTGCCCGCATTTTCCGCTGCCTCCCACATGCGTACCGCATAATCCAAGTAACCTTTCTCGGTatacttgatatcttttttCTTGGTTCCCTGATCAGCATACATGATCCAGATATACGCTTCATCGCTCATGAATGGCACCCTATCGTCGGATATGGAGAGCAGAAGCGACCCAGTTGCTGGGCCAACACCTTTTAGAGCTCCGCACAGTGACTTGAGTAGAGTACGGAATGATTGGTATGACGGAGTTGAGGACTTGATATTCGAGAGAGAAGAGAAGGCCTCTTGGGTGCTGGATTTGACTTTGACAGGGGTGTTTTGGGCAATTAGAGCGGGAAGGGTCGGTCTAAATTTGCCCCGAGCGCTGCACACAATTAGGTAAATATCACAGTCCAGTCACTTATCACGAACATCACATACAGTTTCCATTCCATCAATCTCTCCAGCTCTGACTTCTCAATGTGTGCCGGTTTGCGTGATTTGACCAACTTGGGGAGTTCATTCAACCTCCAATCGTCCAGCTCTTGCAATTGAGATCCAGTTTTTGACTCGGTCAGCTGAGATATACGATGCTGATAGCGTGACAATGCAGCTTGAATGTCCTCAGCAGTCAAACCTGAAGGCCGAGGAACTAAACGAGTAGAACCAGAGGCGTCATTCCTGATTTCAGTCTGTGCATCATCCTCCGAGCCCTTGGCCTCTGCGGCTTCCTTTGCAAGCTTGATTTTTCGCTTCGGGGGCATCAATAGACCAGAGTGAGTAAATTACACCGAGAAAAAGCAAAGCCAAAAGCACAGGTCTATTGCTTCCACTTGAGTCGGTCAAGAGCTTAGGTCCCGGAGTCACGTGCCAACCCGCCACCTCTACGCACGTCGCGGCGTATCCGTAGTTCCCTGTCTAGCTGAATCACCCCCACCCATATACGCAACACTCGTCTCAATCCATTCCATCGTAACATAAAACCAAAATAATGGCCGACGATGCGATATGATGGCAATGATGGGACTGTCCGGGTTTGGTAAGCAAACCAAGAAGCGGACTGTTGACGTTGTGGCACGGTACGAGTCGACGAAACGGGCTGAACCGGTAGGCGTTTGTGCTATGTAATGGCACAGACGCATTTGGTTGACATGTTCTTGGATAGACTGCGGAGAAAGGCGAACTCAAGGGGGATGAAAACCCGGCTGCTAAGCGCGCACGCGTTGGTGAGAATGTGCCAGAGGTGGAACAGGATGATGAGGTGGGGCCTGTGCCTCATCCGTCTTTGGCAAACAAGGGAGATGCGGGCAAAGTCGACGAGAGCGACGATGAGCAAGACGAGGGCGCTGAAGACTCGGACCCCGATGACGAGTCGACTTTCCCAATTACGCACGAAATCACCCTCAAGGATCATACCAAAGTACGTTAATCTATTTTTCCTATGCCGAGCGTTTATTAATATAGTTCCGTAGGTTGTGTCGGCACTTGCAGTTGACCCTTCCGGTGCCCGTGTTGTCACCGGCTCGCACGATTACGATGTCAAATTATGGGATTTTGGTGGTATGGATGCTCGATTCAAGCCGTTTAGGAGTTGGGAGCCAGCCGAAAGTTACATGTATGTGCATGCATGCTAGTTCTTTTCccgtttttttttcttataCATTTGGCGTGCTAGGTCCATGATCTCAAATACTCCAATGCCGGAGACAAGTTTTTAGTTATTTCTGGGACGAGCCAAGCCAAGCTGTATGAGCGAGACGGCGAAGAAGTGTGCGTTGCCTCCGTTTTTTCTCTCTTCGTAGTGGGGTTACTTATGCGCGAAACAGTGCAACTTTCATCAAAGGAGACCCATACATCCGCGATATGAAAAACACCGCGTAAGTGTGCTAGTCCCGACCAGTTCCGCCCGAACCATTAACATTGTTTATGTCGTTCAAGTGGCCACGTTGGGGAGCTCACAGCATGTGCCTGGCATCCAAAAGAATCTAATCTGTTTATCACATCTTCATACGATTCGACCATTCGGTGAGTTCGTAACTTCCATTTCCCACTGTAACACACAAAAATCCCCCGTGCCCCTATTTGTTTCGTATCTGATCCGAACCGGTAGCTAATACTGGGTGCTTCTTTGAACGCCGGGTGGTTGGGGATTTTGGCAGGATATGGGACGTGGAGAATAAACGCAAGCAAAGACTGTGATTGTGGTCAAGAGCAAGGAGCGGGGGACGCGGACCAAAGTCATGTCCTGCACCTACTCGCGCGATGGGAAAATGATTGCGGGAGGTTCGTCTTTTTTGTTTTACTTTACCGAACTAAAATTTTCAGCGTTTGATATTGATTTACGTTTTGGTAGCGTGCTTGGACGGGGCGTTACATATCTGGAACACGAACAGCAATTTTGTGCGCCCGAGTCTGAGTATCGAGGGTGCACATGTGAAAGATACGGAAACGGGGTCGGTGACGTTTGCGCTCGATGGATATACGGTCTTGACTCGGGGAGGGGACGATACAGTCAAACGTGAGTTAATATTTGATAAATTAGATGCTGTCAGTCTGTCTGATAACGTCGCTTATTAGTGTGGGATACACGGTCGTTCAAGAAACCCGTAACGACGGCGACGGATGTTCCTACATTGTACCCTGGAACAAGTGCGATTTTCTCCCCGGATGAGAAGTACATTGTCACCGGAGCGGCGGCGATCCCGGGACGACAGCCCGGTCGGCTGCTGTTTATGCCCCGACATGGAGCCTCGGGTGAGAACGGACTCAAGCCCGCGCGGTCTGTCATACTGGGGGAAAAAGTGAGCGCGGTCAAGGTTGTCTGGCATTCGAAAATCAACCAGGTGCGCGACTTCAGCCTGCCCGGTATGACATCACGATTTTAATTCGGCCGTGTAGGTTCTAGCGTCGCTTTCAGATGGTTCGGTACGGGTACTATACTCGCCTAATGCGTCTACCAATGGAGCCAAGTTGTGTGTGACGCGGGCACCGAAGAAAGTTACCATCGAAGACATCAGCGCGGCGCTGCGGGATGCTCCCATCCTCACGCCACATGCGCTGCCAATGTTCAAGGAAGACGAGGGCAGGTACGAGCATCAATTAAATTTCATTTCAATATTGTACTAACTGAATTACAGGAGCGGACAGCGCAGACGCGACAAGGACCGCTCGGATGCGGTCAAGACGCGCAAGCCAATGCCCCCAGTCAATGGACCCGGACGCGGTGGACGAGTCGGTGCAAGCGCGACGCAGCACATTGTGCAACACATGTTCCGGGATACATCGCGCGACGAGGACGTGAGTGCCTGTTTATTTTTGTGCTTGTACTTGTTTTGGATCTTATCGGAACGGGATTTCGGATGGGTGGAAATTTTTGGACCCTGAGCGGAAACGTGCCTGGGCCGAGTGTTCCGTGTTCCCATGGTCTGAGGGCCTGCATCGAGGGCACAAACGACGAGCTGACTGCATTTTCGTGTTGTTTTGCAGCCACGCGAGGCGTTGCTCAAGTACGCGACCAAGGAAGGCGAGGATCTTAGGTGGACCCAAGGTGAGTGGCTCGGCGAAACTTGTTCAATTCGCGCATTTTTCATCAGTTTTTGTCGGGACGCTGACTGTATGCCATAGCATGGAAGGATTCTGGGAATGTATTTGCAGaggttgaggaggaggagaagGAAGAGGGCGCGTAGATGGGGCGGATGGTGCACGGACCATGTGACTAGGAAAGAACACCGGATGCAAATTACGGAGGCTTTGGGGTCTGATAAAGGACGGCGGGGGGACTCGCGCAAGATCGCTCGCCTCCTCAGAATTTGTTAGAAAAGCATTGATTTTACGGAATGTCCGACGCGTCAATGTCGCCGGCCCTCATGAACCCCCCTGCGGACACTGTGGACACTGGTCTGGGCTATCCGGgggacgacgacgacgagacCGCCACCCGCAACGAGTCGCCCCCGGTCACCACGCCCGCCGACCACGATGTGCACCCGCCGACCAAGCCGGACCCCGCGGACACCGACATGGACCCCGTGGATGGCGCCGTCGCTGCCGAGACCCCTGCCACTGCTGCCCCAGAGCCAGTCGCCGTCGAGGGTCACGTGCAAGAACTCGAACGTAAGCGTGAGCTACCCGTCGATGAGACTGAGCACGTTGCCAAACGAGCCCGCAGCGACGCCAGTGGGAGCCAGGTGTGCATTTATTCACCCAAATATTATTAAATAAGCTTATACGTCGTAGCCTGTGCCCACTCCGCCGTCGTCGATGCTGCCTGTGGCTATGGACCCGAACCCACTTGCTGCTTACACCACCTTCCAGGAGCCGCCGCCACCGCCATACACAGGGCCGACGATGCTGACACCGACACAACACAAGTTCTGTGTGTCGACGGTGCGGACTCTGAAGCGGCTCAAGGACGCAGTTCCGTTCCTTCGGCCTGTGGATCCGATTGCGCTCAACGTCCCCCACTACCCCATTGTCATCAAGCGCCCGATGGACTTCTCGACCATCGAGACCAAGCTACAGAACAGCAATCCAAACAAGAACCCAGAGCCCCTGGCACCGCGGTACCGCACAACTGACGACTTTGTGGGCGATGTGCGCCAGATCTTCCAGAACTGCTATCTGTTCAATGGGCCTGAGCATTTCATTAGTTCCCAGGCAAGGCGTCTTGAAGACATACTCGACAAGCAGCTGAAGCAGATGCCGGCTGACGAGGAGGTGAGCCCCAATGAGCCCTCGTCTGATGCACGTGCTGACAAACCTAGTCCTCCCGCACTGAGACCCCACCACCCAAAAAGACCCCGGTCCCCCCTGCTCGCCGTCCGTCGACCTCTGCCCCAGTTGCCCGCCGCAACACTCCCGAGGACTATATGCCCCGCCCCAAGCGCGAGATCCACCCCCGGCCCCCAAAGACCTTCCTTACACGGACCCCGCGTCTGCCAAGCGTCTTCGCAAAGGCAAGGGCCGCAACGGCGAGCGCGATGACGGCACTGCCGACCAACTGCGCTACTGCATGAAGATCCTTCTTGACTTTAACAAGAAGTCTCTTTATCAAGTAGCCAGTCCCTTTTACGAGCCAGTCGACTCCAACTATGTCCCCAACTACTACAAGGTCATCAAGAAGCCTATGGATCTGTCCACCATGCGTCGCAAACTCGAGAGCAACGAGTACCCCAATGCCAATGCCTTCCACAACGACTTCAAGTTGATGATGCGCAACTGCCAACAGTTCAACCCCCCGGGCACTGTCGTATACATTGCCGGGCAAGAGATGGACCGCATCTTCAAGGAAAAGTGGAAGAACCTCCCACCCTCCGTCAACCCACTCccgaagaggaagacgaTGCTGGTAGCAGTGAGGAAGAGGGTAACCGCGAGGACACTGACTGTGAGCTTATTTCTCACTTCATGTCTCTTCTTCTCTAACAATCTCATTCTAGTGGCCATCGCCATGATGGAGTCTCAGATTGAGAGCATCAAGGACAACTTGAACGCCTTGAAggccaagaagaagaaggaaaaggaaaaggggGCCAAGTCCACTGCTTCTCCCGTCGTTCCGCccaaggagaagaagccGGCGCCCGCCCCTGTCCCGAAGAAGGTTCCTCCCAAGAAGCCAGCGACCTACGCTCCTCCTGCTTATCAACCCTCGCCCGGCCCGAGCCGTGTCAAGGAGCCCGCCCCACGTGGAAGACCTGCGTCTACTCCCAAGGCCCCCCTGCGAAAAAGCGCACCGGAACCGGAACTGGCTCGGATACGGAGAAGAACATTTCGACCATGTCCTTTGAGCAAAAGAAGGAGCTCTCCACTACCATTGAATCTCTCAGCGGCGACAAGCTCGAACGGTCATTCAAATCATCTATGAGGGTATGCCCGACTTGCAAAACGTAGGTTATTTCATGTGGAGCATCGAGTCTCGGTCGCTGACATCACCATGACTGTTTAGTCGAGCGAAGAGATCGAGCTGGATATCGAATCTCTGACTCCAGCGGTATTGACCAAGCTCTGGAACTTTGTTGTCAAACCCCAACAACAAAAGCGTGCTGCCGTTAGCCACAATGGCCCAAGCGTACTAGCGGCAATGCGTCCAAGGGCGCAGCGGCAACGGGCGGTGTCAAGCGCAAGAGCATGGACGAAGAGGTCGAGAGTGCTCGAATTCGCAAACTCCAGGAGCAACTGAATAAGTTTGATCCTGGTGCTGCTGCCGCCATGGCCAACGAGAACTATGATGACGATGCCCGTTCGTCCAATGGCTCGGGATCGGACTCGGACTCGGGCAGCGACTCGGACTGAGGTGCTCGTTTATTTGGTGCTTTTTCTTATTTCTGGTATATTTCGGTCGACTATCCGGGCTACTTCTCCCCATTCACCCTGCCGCCGCCGTAGCTTATGATGCAACGCCCGTATTTTGCGCCCCTCTTGGTCACTTTATGTTTGTTCtattctttttcttttgtGCTTCGTTTGTCCATCTGTAGCTACATAGTATCATCCAATCGAACGTTTTTGTACACCATTGGACTTGGTCACACTTTGGCTCGGTAGAAATTTGTTCGCGTACGGACCAAAAGAAATATTGTATTACATGCGTGTGTGGAGTAACGAAACGTAATAGACAACGTGTAGGAATTGGGTCGAGTCGCGCGGAACCAAAGCGCCAAACGTAAACGTGCACGTAGCTCTACGTGTCCTGCCTAAATGCCTGAGCCTGGACATTGTACAGCTGTGCATAGTCTCCATTACGCCCCATCAGCTCGTCGTGCGTGCCCATCTCAGCGACCCGAGCGTCTTTGAGATACCTATCGAATTGTGCATACAAGTGATAAATTAGTTGATAGGGGCTCGACGGGTCAAGGGTCAACTTTTTGGATGCTTACAGAATAAGGTCTGCGTAGCGGGTCAACCCCCCGTATCGATGCGTGGAAAAAATCATCGTGTTCGTGCCTCGCATGTCGCGAAGACGTTCGAATAAATCTTATCGGCAAAGCGAATGAGTTTTCAAGTGCGAAGCAAGGGAGTTGGGGGCAAAAAACTTACTGAATTCGGCCAGTGGGTCAAGCGATGCGGATGGCTCGTCAAACATCCATAAGCGGACGTTCTCATCATTTGAACGCATGAATGCGCGAGATCTACTCCCATTGTTAGCCCAATTCACCAGGAGAGAGAACGCAGAAGAACGCAAAACCCACAAAGCTAATCTCTGCTGCTGTCCACCCGAAACTTCCATATCCTGTGCCCTCCCGCCTCGTTTTCCACCCTTCCGACCCCATCCACCCCTCGACGTATTAAATTGCCGACCGAGCAACGTGTGCTGGCCGAACCCGAGTCCACCTGCCATGTCGTGCACGGGCCGAGAGAGATACGTCTCCATTTGCTCGGGCAGTGTATCAATGAATTGGGATGCCCCTCCCAACCGAGCGGCTTCTTCGATCCGGCCGTTGTCTTGCGCGTGCAATGGAGATCCCATTGCGATGTTTTCTCGAATCTGGTGCCAGATCagacaaaaaaaaatcgGAGTAAATACGGCTAGAGTCGGACTGACCGAGAGTGGAAATTGGAAAAGTCTTGGAAGAGCACAGATGCACATTGTCGGAGACTCTTGAGCGGGATGGTGCGGATGTCTCGGCCGTCAATGAAGATCTCGCCCTCGTCGACTTCGTATAGTCTCAGGATGAGTTTGAGCGACGTGGATTTAGCCGCGCCGTTTTCGCCTACGATCACGCATAGTTGCCCAGGCTTAATCGTAAAAGACATGTTTCGGATCACATATTTCGAGGTTCCTGGGTATTTGAAGGATACATTCCTGCGGGGGGTCAAGGCGAGTTGCGGCCACCAATGCAGGAAAGCACGGACCTAAACTCAATACCCAACCCTTTGACCTTTTGGTCTAATGGTAGTGTTAGGGGTAATGCATCTGGTGGAGCATCGGGTATGTGATTAGGGATGTCAATGATCGAATAGAGACTTTCTATAGATTGGAAACTGTATGCGATCCCTTCAATGATATGTGAAAAGTTTTCAAGCTGCTCGCTAAATGAGTCACGTTTCGTTGGACCAGATCGAGTTGGGCGAGCGAAAGCGGGATTGAAACGGGGGTATGGATGGCTCGGAGTGCAAATATGATCTATTAGGATATTAGTTGAACGCTCTCGCCCGATTTTCGTTGACTCGCCTGGGGGAGATCCCGGAAGAGTGGCATGACCAATGAAATTGGGTTCCCAGCTTTCTTGGTCTGCATGTACCGACGTGCCTCCCAGAAATCTTGAGCATTGTCACCAACACTGGCTCGAGCAGCGTGGTATTCTTCAATATATGATTACTATATGTCATAAATAATAGAGCATTGGCACTCACGTTGGGAAATATACTCCTGTAGATTACCCGCAACGAGCTCCTTTCTATGATTTCGTTCCGTCGCCACCTTCTTCAATCCCTGCATACGCACATAGTCCTCGTTGTTTACTTTGGCAACCCAAGCTAACTCGGGAATGAGATGATTTGATGTATGGATAGAAACGACACTACTTACCTCCTTCAGGTCGTCGTATGGGTCTAATCCACCACGTCGTAACGGGACCAATAAGGCTTAGAGCAACTAGTAACAAGCTATCGTTACTTTCCATGATAATACCAAAAAGAACAAGGGCTTGAGTGAAAAGCTCGAGGAAGGTAGACCCAATATTAAAACTATCCACAAGAGCTTCCCAGGCGCCCGAACGGTCAGATGCCACCGTCTCTAGCAGACTGCGGACTTCGTTATCGTCAAATGTCGGTACATCTAATCTAGCATGAGCTACGGCAAGTTAAGGGCAGTTAGTTTCGCAGTTTCCCTGCTTGGATACTATAATTaccttgtagaatatattcAGCAAAGAAGCCTCGAACACGCAAGCTAATAGTTGGTGCCAGTATTTGTATTGCATAACCGCAAGCGCGCTGAACAAAGGTCGCTAGCCCTCTTGCAACAGCTATTTTTATGAGCAAACTCGAATCTACGTTTCGCTTCTCAACGGCATCTTTAATCTCCAAGTAAATGAGCATATGATAGCAAAGACAAGATTATTTCGACTTACCACTTGAAACATTCGAGAGCTATAATACAAAGTAACAGCCGGCATTACCGCACCAAGGCATATACAAGTCAAGTATACCCACACCAGCACAGGTGCGAGTCGAACAACGTCTTTCATCAACCGCCACGCAAATGGTGCACCGCTAAGCCCTTGAGTTATGCGCCGGTAAATCTTGACGAGTGGTACACGATTAAGCTTGGGAGCCCGTTCCTCGTAATAGTCCCACACTCCAAGATTAACATAGTTGCTTGTCGTGGGGTTGGTTGGGTCAAAGCCTTGTTCGCTCGTGGGAGATATTGGGGTGTCCGGTTGGGGAGCGCCAGACAAGTTATTAGGCGGGTGGAGTGGAGATGCCTTCGATTCGTTTATATCTGGAGGTGGGCCGGGTGTAGGACCAGGAGGTGGTCCTCGGAAACGGAGCTGACTTTCCGACTCCATATTCAAGTTGAGAAATGAGGGATAGAAATACAGTAGCGAATAATAAAACAACTAGTGTGGATAAAGCCTGTCTATCAATTCAGAATCAGAGAATTTGTATGCGTCGAGGTGCCGATTTGAGCACACGCCTGGAGAATCCGCAGTCACGAACCTAGTGGAAGGCAGCCAGGCAAAGACGGTACGTAAGGGATCGTTGATGGCCGACTTTGAAGACGTGTTCGTCTTGAAAAGGCCAGCAAGTTTGGATCCTCGATACACGCGGCCGGTCGTGGTCCTAATCAATTGTAATTGTTTTTCTTTCGAGTATTACGTTATCTCAGATCGGGGAGCAGGCGAACACAACAAAAGGCAGAGCACGTCCATTCGTATTCAAGTCGGGT comes from Rhizoctonia solani chromosome 4, complete sequence and encodes:
- a CDS encoding WD40 repeat protein, encoding MAMMGLSGFGKQTKKRTVDVVARYESTKRAEPTAEKGELKGDENPAAKRARVGENVPEVEQDDEVGPVPHPSLANKGDAGKVDESDDEQDEGAEDSDPDDESTFPITHEITLKDHTKVVSALAVDPSGARVVTGSHDYDVKLWDFGGMDARFKPFRSWEPAESYMYVHDLKYSNAGDKFLVISGTSQAKLYERDGEEVATFIKGDPYIRDMKNTAGHVGELTACAWHPKESNLFITSSYDSTIRKERGTRTKVMSCTYSRDGKMIAGACLDGALHIWNTNSNFVRPSLSIEGAHVKDTETGSVTFALDGYTVLTRGGDDTVKLWDTRSFKKPVTTATDVPTLYPGTSAIFSPDEKYIVTGAAAIPGRQPGRLLFMPRHGASGENGLKPARSVILGEKVSAVKVVWHSKINQVLASLSDGSVRVLYSPNASTNGAKLCVTRAPKKVTIEDISAALRDAPILTPHALPMFKEDEGRSGQRRRDKDRSDAVKTRKPMPPVNGPGRGGRVGASATQHIVQHMFRDTSRDEDPREALLKYATKEGEDLRWTQAWKDSGNVFAEVEEEEKEEGA
- a CDS encoding bromodomain associated protein; the encoded protein is MSDASMSPALMNPPADTVDTGLGYPGDDDDETATRNESPPVTTPADHDVHPPTKPDPADTDMDPVDGAVAAETPATAAPEPVAVEGHVQELERKRELPVDETEHVAKRARSDASGSQPVPTPPSSMLPVAMDPNPLAAYTTFQEPPPPPYTGPTMLTPTQHKFCVSTVRTLKRLKDAVPFLRPVDPIALNVPHYPIVIKRPMDFSTIETKLQNSNPNKNPEPLAPRYRTTDDFVGDVRQIFQNCYLFNGPEHFISSQARRLEDILDKQLKQMPADEESSRTETPPPKKTPVPPARRLYAPPQARDPPPAPKDLPYTDPASAKRLRKGKGRNGERDDGTADQLRYCMKILLDFNKKSLYQVASPFYEPVDSNYVPNYYKVIKKPMDLSTMRRKLESNEYPNANAFHNDFKLMMRNCQQFNPPGTVVYIAGQEMDRIFKEKWKNLPPSVNPLPKRKTMLVAVRKRVTARTLTVSLFLTSCLFFSNNLILVAIAMMESQIESIKDNLNALKAKKKKEKEKGAKSTASPVVPPKEKKPAPAPVPKKVPPKKPATYAPPAYQPSPGPSRRTGTGTGSDTEKNISTMSFEQKKELSTTIESLSGDKLERSFKSSMRSSEEIELDIESLTPAVLTKLWNFVVKPQQQKRAAGAAATGGVKRKSMDEEVESARIRKLQEQLNKFDPGAAAAMANENYDDDARSSNGSGSDSDSGSDSD